DNA from Nitrososphaerales archaeon:
CACAATCCCTATCATTTACCACAAAGGCAAGGTTAAGCTCAGAAGAACCCTGTGCGATCATGATTACATTTACACCATGCCTAGCAACTGCACTAAAGATCCTAGCTGCTACGCCCTTTATTCCACGCATGCCTGAACCTACTGCTGCTACTATTGCAACGTTATCTGTCACATTTATGGTCTTTATTACCTTGCCAAGTAAATTCAACTCTAGTGAATTCACTGCCTTGTCTAAATCATTTTTTCTAACTACCATCGATATGCTTGATTCTGAAGGGCTTTGCGATATCATCATTATGTTCACTTTGCTATCGCCCAATACATTGAATATCTTGGCTGCAGTACCAGGAGCGCCTACCATACTACCGCCCCTTACGTCGATCAGCGCCGTGTTCCGTATCACACTAACAGATTTTACTATATGCTGAGCGCCTGCAGTAGGGGTTTTGACAACAAGGGTGCCGCTATTTTCTGGATTGAAAGTGTTCCTTATGCGTATTGATATACCCGCATCTAGTATTGGTTCAAGTGCCCTTGGGTGCATATACTTTGCACCAAAGAGTGCCATCTCCATTGCCTCTGCATATGATACTTCCTTGAGAACCCTAGCATTCTTCACTATCCTAGGGTCTGCTGTCATAAGACCATCAACATCTGTCATTAACCAAACCTCATCGGCGTTTATGCACGATGCTATGATGGTAGCAGTATAGTCAGAACCGCCGCGGCCTAGGGTTGTTATGTTTCCGTTCTGATCAGCTGCAACGAAGCCAGTTACAACAGGTATGATGCCGTTCTTTAGCATGGGTGAAATTTTGTTAGATACCCTCAGCTTTGTGGTATCCATAAGTGGTTTGGCTTCACCATAGTTTGAATCCGTGATTATACCAACATCCTTCCCTGTAAGAAACTCTGCTTTCATGGCAATGTCCTTCAAAGCGTAGCAAAGTATTGGTGTGGCTAGTCTTTCACCAAACGACAACAAGTAATCCTGTGATTTTGGTGTTACTTCTCCTAGCAGAACCATACCGCCCAGAACGTCTTCGAGCTCCCTTATTATGGAACCCAAAATATTACGAAGTTCATTTCTGGTTCCAGCCCTAGTTATTGCATTCTTGGCTATACCCATATGAAGCTCGGCAACTTTTTGGATGAATTTTTCTATATCCGCCTTGTTCCCCTTCCTCACACTTGTAGTTATCTGCAACAGGTCATCTGTCATTCCTCTAACTGCCGATGCTACCGCAACGATTTCGTTATCTTTTGCATACGACTTGATAAGACTTGCTACCTGCTTCACCCTCTCAGCACTGACAAGAGATGTACCACCAAACTTCATTACTATCTTCAATTCAGTGCAATGCTAATGTCATATGCTTTAAATTCTTTCTTAACCCTGTAAGAAATGTTTTCTCTAACTAACCTTCCATCCTAGGTGCTAGGAAGAAGTGTATCCTGCCTACATTTGAGACCTTGAACTCTAGTCTCAAGGGCATCTTGCTAGAATACTCGCATACAACGCCTCCAGCGCTAGCTCCTATAGCCTTCACTATGCTGGTGAGATACTCTAAACTGTATGTCGCCTTGCTCTCGTCTTTGACATCTAGTTCCTCCAAGCCTTCACTACCGGATTCAAGTGTGATAATGGCTTCGCCAGCATCTCCCCTGCCTATGAACACAGCTCTATCGGAAGTAGATTCTATGGATATGTAATCAGAGACGACCTGTATGTCACTTAGGATCTTATCGAACGCTGACGTGCTCATTGCAATCTTTGCATTGAAACTTATCTTTGGTAGTGGTGTTGAACCTGCTGTGCTTTCTATTAGGCGCATCTTGTACTGCTTCTTATATCCGTTGGAGATCTTGACAACAAGCATGTTCTCATAGGTAATGTTCAATTCAATACTATCGTTCTTATCAGCTCTTCTTATTAATTTGGAAAATTCATCAACCCTGACACCAAATCTTATTGCACTATCGCACTCGAATTTTTCAAAAGCTGAGTTAGGCCATATTATGTCTATCAGTGCAACATGACTTGGGTCCATACCTCTAAATGATATACTTTCACTCGTGGCCTCAAATGTTGCCTCTTCAACAAGTGTTGACACTGCAGAAGTTATAGCCTTCCACTCGTCTGGACCTTTTGTTTTTGCTACCAACAAAGCAGGTATGCAATACACCATACGATATTAAACCTTTATGCATCACGTAAAATTATGCATAGTGTCGCCAAGTATGACTGCACTTGGTGCATCTATAGAATTGCGTTGTGGGTTCATCCGCACTCCTTGTCTGTAGCATCCACCACACAGCTTCCTTGTTGCTGCATTTGGGACATTCAACACTTGCTGTTGGTAATGCTTTGACGTCGTCCTCTTCTTCCAAAACTTTGATTGATGCGTCTTCCGTTGAAGCCCTCTTTTTTGACTTGACTTCTGCTTTTGCTGTTTCTCGTTGCATTGTCGTGTAGCCGCATTTGGGACAGATCATCTTGGTCTTCTTCTCTTCTTCCTGCCTTGCTTTTAATCTAGTATTACAGTTGGGACAGAACTGCATTGTATCAACCCTTTACTTTCTTGAACATCTGCGTCAAGTCCTCGACGTATTCACATGCCGTTTTGACAGCTTCTAAAAGGACATCGAGTGGATTGCCGCTTTCAGTTACTACACGCATCTCATACTCCTTGGTCAAGGGATGCTTCATCGCAACGCCAGCGAACTCGACCTTCTTGTTCTGGAGAAGTTCATGCTGTAGTATATACATTATAGACACGTCTTCCTCTTTTATCTTAATGTCAGCTTCGTTATCCTTAAAATCAATAAGAACGGCTTCCATACACAAGCATCACTTCTGTATGGTGATATAAATTGTGTGTTAAAGGAGAGTAAGGATATATTTGCTGTAGTCTATGAGAGGGAGAGATGTCAGGGCATAGCTACATTAGTGAACTGAAGCTTTTACCTTCTTCAACAGACGTCAGGGTTGATGAACCGCTAAGGTTTGATGTGCAGTTCAGGGTCAATGGGCATATAAGAGAAGTCCTAAACCAAGAGACGTGGACAGATGCCTACGATAACCATGATACAGTTTTTCTGATAAAATATATGGTTAGGATTCAAACGGCTTCAAGAAAGCGTGATGTTGTTGAACCCTTGAAATTCGTAAGGAAAGCATCGTTTTACTGGAGTAGAAATCCAAAACTTCCCCCACTTCCACCAGATAAGAAGATATGGGCTATGATAGTGATAGATGATGCACCGCACTTACCTGATAGTGTTGAAGATGCCAGATCCCTGTTGCTCGATGTAAAGCGTTCGGTGGAGCTGGTAGGTTCCAATATAGGCAAAGGTAAACACAAGTTATCTGCATACGTAAGCGCTTCTTGGGGCAGACATCTTTACACGGAACCAGTTGACATCGAGGCTAGGTCTAACGAAGTTGAGATCGTTTGCATCTAGGCGTCAAAGATATATTCTGATATAATTTACCTGTATCGATGGCAAAGTATGATAGTATCTGTGGGCAGGAGCTCATGGAAGTTGAGGAGAAGGGGAATGAAATTACCTTGATCTTCAAGGACAACAGATACTTGTTTGTCAAAGTGGTAAACGGCAAGTTCTTGGTGAACCGTGAGCAGTACCCTACCATAAAGGGAAAGGAATTGTCGCAAGTCGAAGAGAAAGAGAATGCGCTTACGTTGATCTTTAACGAAGGTAGTTTCCCGATTAGAGTAGAAAGTGGAAAACTGGTTGCAGAAGCTGTTCCAGAGTAAAGTAACTATACTGGTTTTCCCAAATTCGTTATTTAACACGATATATGATAGGTTCTACTTATTCCACCGTTCAATCAATTCTTTTGCTGTAGACGGTGTCACACAAAATGGTTTGCCATCTGCTCTAATGACAATCTTAAATCCTTCTTTACATACTATATCTTCTGCAGCAACACCTGCTTTGAATTGATGTAAAGGTGCAATTGTATTGTCGTTTCTTACAGGCACATCTTTGATCACTGTTTGGGGTATGCAGCTGTCGGCGACACTCACCATGATGGGGCGTCTCGATAAGTATGTGCCCACACAAGTTCAATTGTAATACTACCTGTAAAGGGAATCGAGAAGACAAAGAAGCAATCAGTTATGTCTTGTTTGAATATCGTATCTTGTCTGTTAATAAGAACTATGGCGTTGTCACCATTAACGTCTCTAAGGTGTTTTTCGTTGGTATAAGGATAGTTCCTTGGAAATTTAATTTCGAATTTGCCATTACCGCCACTATCTACTTTAGTAATAGACCTTTTGCGTAATTAGACCCTACGTAATTTTGCGGTCGCGTTCAGCATTTTTGTAGCGAAATAAGCGATTGCAAGCGATGAGAGAACATGATATCGTTTAACAGTCTGCGGATTTCGATCAAGTTTTGTTACAAACCTAATTACGCAAAAGGTCTAATGATGTTCCCTATAATCCCCTTGTATGGCATATTCTGCACATTGAATTTCTCTATTGTGCCATTTATGACTCTTGAATCTTGAATATTTGATCTGCCTTTGCTGGTTCCGAATTAAGAAACTTGCCAACAGTATAAGCTGTTTTCCATTCTTTTTCATCGCTAGATCCATATGCTGAGGATGATGTGATAATTGTCGAGAGCAAGAACGACGCTAGCAATAAAGCAATCATTTAGACCCTTTGCGTAATTGGACAGAATTCCCCCGGCCATGAGCGAAAGAAAAAGATCAGGGCTTCTTCCATGGTATGGATCGGTAAGCCACGTCTGCCCTGAACTATTCACGCCTGTCAAGGAAGCCATCGTTATTCAGGTCATTCACTGGGCTAGAAGTAGCAGAGTTTGACGATATCTACAGAGAGATAGAATCCAGGTATGATGAGTATGAGAGGAGGCGTCTATCTAAAGGTAAGAAGAGGGAGAGGGATATAGGTGCTGGGCATCCGTTCAAACTGAAACTGATGGACAGGGTTATCATGCTCCTTGTCTACTACAGGCTATACATAACATGCCCCCTTGCAGGCTTCCTTTTTGACCTTGACCAGAGCAATGTGTGGAGAGATATACGTATGCTGGAACCATTGGTAAAGGAGTGTGTTCCACTGCCAGAGAAACTTTACAGCAATGTCAGAAGGGCCAGGACTATAGAAGAGGTTGAAACGTATTTTCCAGGACTCAGCATTCATAGATGCTTCAGAGCAGGAGATACCAAGGCCAAAGAATAAGCGTAGGAGGAAGAGCTATTATTCAGGCAAGAAGAAGAAACATACTGTCAAGACTCAATATATGGTTAATGGCGATGGCCTTATACTGCACAGGAGCAATCACCAGAAAGTAAGGAAAGATGGTTATACCATATTCAAGGAGAACCATCCTAAGGTACCAAAAGATGTTGAGAGATACGTTGACCTGGGATACAAGGGGGTACAGAGAGATTTTCCAGAGGCTAAATGGGTCATCCCAATAAAGAAGAAGAAGAGAAAGAGGAATCTTGCAAGAAAGGAAGAGAGGTACAACAGAAGGATTGCAAGGAAGAGGGTCAAGGTTGAGCATACTATAAGCAGGGTAAAGAAGTTCAACATAATGGGTAACAGATTCAGGAACAGGCTCAGGCATTATGATAATGCCTCAAATATCGTGTGTGGACTCGTGAACTTCAGGACGATGAGAAGCAAGGGAATCATGTTATGACAGGCATGGAAGCAGCCAGGGGCATTACTGTATCTCTAATTACGCAAAAGGTCTATTGTCTATTTTTGTTCATCGCTTGAAAGACAGTCCACAAAATTGAAAAGAATTAAAGGTATGTTATTTTGATGAGATATGGATGGGAAAGGGCAAGTTATATGTTGTGGGTATAGGACCGGGTTATGAAGAGCACATGACTCCTAGGGCAAAGCAGTGCATTGAAGAAAGCAATGTTATCATCGGTTATTCAACATACATAGAACTTATTCAACATTTGATCAAGGACAAGGAAGTTCACTCCTATGCTATGACCCAAGAAGTTGAAAGGGCAAACCAAGCAATAGAATTGGCTGAGCACGGAAGGATAGTTTCATTGGTATCAAGCGGCGATCCAGGAATATATGGAATGGCTGGTTTAGTTTACGAGGTGCTTGCAGAAAAGAGATGGAGCAAGGAAAATGGAATTCACGTAGAAATCATTCCGGGCGTGTCAGCCTTGAATTCATGCGCTGCTCTAATAGGCTCACCATTGATGACAGATTTTGCAGTCGTGAGCATGAGTGATTTGCTAGTACCATGGGAAATAATTGTGCAGAGAGTCGAGGCTGCTGCACGGGGCGACTATGTTGTTGTAATATACAACCCGCAGAGCAAGAAACGCGTACACCAGCTACACGACACAAGGGATATTTTGCTAAAGTATAGAAAACGCAACACTCCTGTTGCAATAGTAAAGGCTGCATACAGAGATAATCAGAACATCATAATGACTGATCTTGAACATATGCTGGAGCATACTGATAGCTTGGGAATGCTTAGCACTGTAATAATTGGGAACTCATCAACATTCATGTACAACGGATTGATGGTAAACCCAAGGGGATACAAATCCAAGTACACTCTGGTAAAGGAAGAGACAACATAATACGTTATTTTATGGTGTCTGTATGAACAAGATAAGTTTCGGTGTCATAGTACCGCAAGGATGGCTAAACGATCTGCCAAGTGTAAATGCCTATAAGCAGTTTGAGATGGCAAAACATGTTGCGTTAACAGCTGAAAAATTGGGATACAGCTCTATTTGGGCATACGATCATTTTATACCGCATTATAGTTATGCACCGTTGGAAACGAAACCCATGTTAGAATGTTATACATTACTATCGGCACTTGCCACCGTAACTAAGAAAGTAAAGATAGGTCAAGTAGTTACCTGCAATTCGTACAGACATCCATCTCTTCTAGCTAAGATCGGATCTACGCTCGATGTGATAAGCAATGGGAGATTAGAACTTGGAATGGGTGCGGGTTGGTATGAGGAAGAATACACAGCGTATGGCTACCCATATCCAAAAGATATCGTGAGATTGGAACAGCTTGATGAGGCGCTTCAAATAATCAAGTCCATGTGGACTAGCGTGAGAACAACCTTTTCTGGAAAACATTACATGGTTAATGGAGCTATATGCAATCCAAAGCCATTGCAGAAACCCTATCCAAAAATAATGGTCGGGGGTTCCGGAGAAAAAGTGCTATTACGAATTGCAGCGGAACACGCCGACAGATACAACCATCCTTTTGGAACACCTGATGAGCTGAAGCGCAAGATAGAAGTGTTAAAAGAGCATTGCAAAAGCATTAACAGGGATCATACGGAAATTGAAAAATCTGTTCTTATTAGGGTGATAGTAGCAAATAGCGATAATGAAGTGAAGCATATAATTAGAAAGGTGAAGAATAAAGGTGAAACGATCGAAGAGTACCTTGATAGAACCAATGGCAAGACAGCCGCGGGTACGCCTGAACAAGTAATTGCAGATCTTAACAAATACATACAGAATGGCGTTACTCATTTTATACTGCACTTCGTGGGTCTAGATCATAAGATCAACATGCCTCAGCTATTCGCAACGAAAGTGATGAAGAAGATTTAATGTCAAAATCAGGCGTTAGCTATTGCTTCTAAAATAGATTCCTTACCCTTGAAATGTGATCTGACAGGTTCAATTATCTCATTCAGATATCTGGCAAGGGATTGCTTCAAATCCATGGGATGTAATTTCTTACTCGTAAACGCCTCTTCCACTTCCACATAACTTCCAAATGTAACGTTCCCTCCATACTTCTCTGGTCTTTCTACTGTGAACTCTTTATGTTCATGAAATACTATGTAACGAACAATTTCAAGCACCGGATTGTTTTCGATGATCCCTTCAGGACAGAAGGCTTTACCTACCTTCTCACCTATAGACTTCTCATCATCATGAATGAAGATGCTTGTCCATGGTTTTGATTTGCTCATCTTGCTTGATATCCTTGCGTCCATGTTGCTATTCTCATCAAGACCCATTCTTTGAGGTTCAGCAAGTCCTGGAAGTAAGTGATGGTGAACAGCAACTGGCACTTTCCATCCGAGCTTTGGAAAAACTTCGCGAACCAACATATGCACCTTCCTCTGGTCTATGCCCGCATGCACTATGTCAAGGTCTAACGCCCATATGTCAGTTGCTTGCAAAGACGGATAAAGTAACTGGGAAAAATCAAGCTTATCCTTTTCACTCCTGCCCATTATTGTAAGGGAACGCATTGCTCTCGCAAGTGTTATCTGCTTGCTAAACTTTACCATATTGACCCAGTAATCGGGTGTTCTATTGTATAGATCTGAACCTAGAACAACGTTAACACCTGTACAGAAAAACTTGAAAGCCTCAGAGTAATAATTCGCAGCTTCCCTTATCATATCCCAATTGCCTCCTAGTTTGTCATTTATGTAAGTATGCCAGTCAGCTAGAAATACGGTACAGTTGACACCAGCCTTCAAGAAATCATTGATCTTGTATCCTGTTAATATCAAACTCCCTAAATGCAGCAACCCAGAAATTTCTAGCCCGATGTAATGGTTAGGCTTTGAATTAATGTTGAACAAATTAACCAGCTCCTCATTAGTAATAACCTCCTCTGTAGGTTCCCTCAATACAAGCTCTACCTTAGTCGTTGTATCCATAGCATGCCTTGAGCATGTTCTGCTATAAATTTAAGCCCAAAAAAGAAAGTGGGATGAGGTGGAGGAAGATAACTGCTCTTCTCCCCTACTGCCTCCCTGCTTCACTCCATATCCTCTCTAACTTCTCACGTAACTCCTGTTCTGCTCCTGCCTGTTGAAGCATAGACTGCCATGTCTTTCCCATTGAATCGATAACCGCCTCTGCAACTTTGTCCATCACAGGACCCCATGCTGCTTCTATTCTCTTCTTTACTTTTTCTTTCTGGTTCTCAATCATTGCGTGGCCGAACGCTTTCTTCCACATTACAATTCCTATTCCAACAGGATCCACAACACCTCGATGCATACTTGGACATCCTGCACAAGTTTCCGCTGCACCCACATGACAGGCACATGAACAAGAGCAACTGCCACCTGCACGCATTCCATGTGTTTTGTACATGACTTCACATTCAGATCCACATGCGCGTTCCATCTAATATCGCCTTACTTTGTTCTACTAACTATGGAAAGGTAAGTATTTAAATTGACATGTGATAAAATCGCAAAAGTAAACAGGTGGTAACTTGGAAGAAAAGAAATTGAAATGGATTATGGAAAATATGAGGTGCTGTCCGATCGATAACACATTCAAGATAGTTGGCAAAAAGTTCACTGTGCTTATACTGCGAAACATGATCAGTTTAGGTCAGAAAAGGTTCAACCAACTACTTGACTCTATTGAAGGGATAAATCCAAAAACACTTTCGGTAAGGTTGAGGGAGATGGAGAGGAATGGTCTTATAGAGAGAAAGGTATATCCAGAGACCCCTATAAGAGTGGAATATCATCTAACAGGTAAGGGAGAAGCTTTGAGACCTATACTGGAGCAGATGGCTGCGTTTTCATTGCAATATTGTTGCAAAGAGGTGTTCAAGGACGGAAAGCCTAGAACATTTGGTGAAGTTTTCGGGACATCTATCAAAGCGGATTTACCAGCAGATCGGAAGACTTCATGAACTCACTCTCTTTCGTGAAAAAACAAACACAACCAAGCTCACTATCGCAGCTACTATGTATGGGATTGCTACAGACAAGCCGGCAAGTGGGCCTGTAGGAGGTTCGGTAGTCATATAACCCTGCTCTTGCGTGAGAGCTTCTTGCCCAGTCGTAGGTGGAGCAGGTGCAACTAATGACTCTGCCTCGGAACCTACGTCTGCTGCTCGCTGAGCTATCTCTGGAGGGATTGCTTTCATAGCTTCATTTGCCTGTTCCTGTTGAACTTGCACAAGAGGCTGTTCAACAACACTTGAAATTGCAGTCAAACCCACAGTAAGCATTATTGCTAGACCAACGCCTAATGCAGCATAGGACATGACCGGACTTTTCATACTACTCATTCTTACGTTCTTTAATGATATAATTCTAAACATTAGAACAACCTTCTCCTCCACACCCTGACCGTTTCAAACCAGAATGCTGCTGCGCCTGCAGCAGCAAAGCCTAATGCCTGTATGTTAATAGAATTAATGTTGAGCACACTGTAGGCAAGAAGAAGGGTAGTGAAGAAGGCCGCAAAGAAAGACATCCTTGGGATAGTGCGCCCTCCAACATTTACAAACGATTCTAACACGCTTACCTGTGCCTTCTGAGACAGATAGTATCTGCCATACTCATCTTGATTTGCCAAGTTAAGACCCATTAATTTCTCGAGATGGTAGTTTGCCACGCTTGGGCTCGAGAAATTAAGGTCACGCTGCACTTCTCTTACTCCAGCAGGTTCCTTCTTCTTAAGTAGGTAAATGTACACCTGGAGGGTCTTACCCTTTAATTCTCGTTCCACCTTCCCCGCATCGTTTTCTGACATCCCCAAATGCTAGATTTTTATTCATCAATTTAAGCCAACCCCCGAAGGAACACGTGTTCTAGGGTTTAGAACACACTCCCACCCTTCGTTCTAAAGCCTAGGTTTAATCTACCTCCTGTCGTATATACTGGCGAGGAAAATGACCAATACACAGAACCGAACCAAGATGTATGCAGTTATAGCTGCTATAGGAATAGGCATATTTGCCGCTGTCCTGACGGGAGGATTTTTCACAAAGACGCCAACGGCAAACGGAAATTCCATAGACATGGTGAAAACAACTGAAGAACGAATCGGCACAGGAGTACTTGCAGCGGGAACAGATAACGACAATCTGTTTCAGCTCTTTGTAACAGGAAGTGCAACTAAGAAGATCAGTCCGGACAAAGTATCCGTGATACTGGGAGTGCAAACACAGGAAAAAACAGCCCAAGAAGCTGCAAGGAAGAATGCTGACATAATGAACGCAGTAATTAACGGTTTAAAGGACATCGGGATTAGCACCAGCCAGATAAGCACCAGCTACTACAACATCTATCCGGTATACGAGTATAGACCAGTCATAGATCAGAGAGATATACCACCATACCCACAGAATCAGGTTCTAATAGGATATAGAGTAACAAACACAATAAGTGTAACTGCATCGGCAGATGCAAACGTTGGTAACATAATCGATACCGCGATCAATGCTGGCGCAAATGAAGTCCAAGGTGTAAGTTACTTCGTCTCAGAGGAGGTTCAGAAACAGATGAACAGCGAGATGATCGGAGACGCAGTGCTGAACGCAAAGATGAAGGCAGAGAGGGCATTAGCACCCTTGAACATGAAGATCGTCGGAGTTAAGAGCCTTAACTTAAATGATGTCTTCTATCCTGTGTATAGATTCGATAAATTTGCAGTTGCAGAAGGAGCAGCTCCCCCTACGCCTATACTACCGTCAGAGCAGCAGGTTTCCGCATCAGTCAGCGTTACCTTCATTATAGGTTAACGCGACACCAAACTTCTTTTTTATTTATTTATTCGAACATACGCCTAACGTCGCCCTCTAAAACACCACTGCCACTATGAATCCTGTCTATATGTTTTGATAACACTTCCTTATCATCGAATGGTGAGCCACAGTAAGGACAGGCGAGCTTACTTTGGTTAACGTCCTTTATGTATACTATAGCCTTGGGGTTTATTATGCAGACAGGGGTTCCACTTATCGCTGCCGCTGATGCAGACAGGGTAGCTCTATGAATCTGTTCGAATATGCCTTCTCTGTTCACCATACCAATAACAGATGAACCAGCACTTACTATGATCTGCCTGACCACATGTTTATCCATAATAGCCAATGCCTCACCCACAGTGGATTTCGGTGATAATGAAATAACTGGCGAAGACATTATTTCCCTCAGTTTAACCTTTGCCGGATTCTTTCCCTGTGCCATCACCTTGAACAAAATATCCGTCTTGCTAACTATGCCTATAGCCTCACCAGAATGTGTAACCAGCACGCTTCTAGCATCTTTCTCCTTCATTTTGGCAGTCGCATCGGCAGCAGTTTTGTCACTTTCCATGATCAAAACATCAATACTTAGAATGTTTTCTAAGGGCATGTTCAGTATAGCATCTATGTTTGTTTGTTCATTAGGCATAAGGGGATCAACGTTTTGCATTTATTTAAATCTGTTCTGTAGCCGATCTTTGCTCTGGTTTAGACATTACATAAAATGCATGCCAGCTTATAATAGTGGCAGAAAGAAACATCTTTGTAGCAAAAACCAAGCTCCAAGGAGTTTTTGGATTTGGATATGGTATGTTCAAAACATCTATCCTAAATATACCGCTCAGAGCGTCAGCTGTCATCAGCGCATTCCATACAAAAAAGTTGTAAAACAGTTCATATGATGTTATAACAGCAAATGCAAGTGCGATCAAACGCAAAAGTGATTTACTTGTCTTGGAGATGTTGGCAGTCTTGCTCCTCCCAAGTTTAATTACACAGAACCAACCAACTACAGAAGCTACCATTAGGTACGAAACCAGTTTTGCAAAACCCTCTATAGGGAACTCAGTGTTCACCAAAACTTCGCCTATCACTACCTTACCAGTTGTTAGATATTCCCTCAAACTTTCTGCCACGGCATATCCTGTAGCAACAATCATAATCGCAGCGCTGATGTAGAATACTACCTTGTAGATCCGGATACTATTTTTTTCATCTCTTTCTAGACTGGTTGGCTGCATAGTTGATTCTTATTCCGACACCAAAATATAAGATTTAAGTTACTCATATAATAAACTCGTATAATAAAGAGATTTATGCACGCATGTTAAATGCATCCCATGAGTATGTATTATACAATCAGAATTTCAGACGATGTTCTTCGTTCCTATAATGGCATAAACATTTTTTGTGCTATGACGAATGTTACCATACGCAAGGACTATACGCTTGATAAATTTGTTTACGAACTTGAAAGGAAGATTGCAGTTAGCAAGGAAATACTGAAGGATCATCCCGCAATCAGGGCTCTACGCGATTTTTACTGGAGGATGGGCATAGATCCTACAAAGACCAGACCTTCAAGCGAAGCTTTGGCAAGAAGGTTCCTTCTGAACAAGAACATACCGAAGATAAACAACGTTGTGGATGCAGGAAATATAGCATCGATAGAAACCTTGGTGCCTATTGGAACTTACGATGCAGATAAAATAGTTGGAGATGTTATTCTAAGGTTTCCTGATGTAAATGAAGAATTCATAGACGTTTCAAACAAAAAAC
Protein-coding regions in this window:
- a CDS encoding helix-turn-helix domain-containing protein, with the protein product MEEKKLKWIMENMRCCPIDNTFKIVGKKFTVLILRNMISLGQKRFNQLLDSIEGINPKTLSVRLREMERNGLIERKVYPETPIRVEYHLTGKGEALRPILEQMAAFSLQYCCKEVFKDGKPRTFGEVFGTSIKADLPADRKTS
- a CDS encoding SIMPL domain-containing protein, with amino-acid sequence MTNTQNRTKMYAVIAAIGIGIFAAVLTGGFFTKTPTANGNSIDMVKTTEERIGTGVLAAGTDNDNLFQLFVTGSATKKISPDKVSVILGVQTQEKTAQEAARKNADIMNAVINGLKDIGISTSQISTSYYNIYPVYEYRPVIDQRDIPPYPQNQVLIGYRVTNTISVTASADANVGNIIDTAINAGANEVQGVSYFVSEEVQKQMNSEMIGDAVLNAKMKAERALAPLNMKIVGVKSLNLNDVFYPVYRFDKFAVAEGAAPPTPILPSEQQVSASVSVTFIIG
- a CDS encoding CBS domain-containing protein, whose product is MPNEQTNIDAILNMPLENILSIDVLIMESDKTAADATAKMKEKDARSVLVTHSGEAIGIVSKTDILFKVMAQGKNPAKVKLREIMSSPVISLSPKSTVGEALAIMDKHVVRQIIVSAGSSVIGMVNREGIFEQIHRATLSASAAAISGTPVCIINPKAIVYIKDVNQSKLACPYCGSPFDDKEVLSKHIDRIHSGSGVLEGDVRRMFE
- a CDS encoding phenylalanine--tRNA ligase beta subunit-related protein, with product MSMYYTIRISDDVLRSYNGINIFCAMTNVTIRKDYTLDKFVYELERKIAVSKEILKDHPAIRALRDFYWRMGIDPTKTRPSSEALARRFLLNKNIPKINNVVDAGNIASIETLVPIGTYDADKIVGDVILRFPDVNEEFIDVSNKKHLLLGKEIVLADETGIMHVFPYRDAYRTRVNDDTKKVLIVGCGVPGIEQGLTRIAVDRTIELINILGA